Part of the Quercus lobata isolate SW786 chromosome 6, ValleyOak3.0 Primary Assembly, whole genome shotgun sequence genome, aaaaaacggatgGCAGAATATGCAAACATGGGTTTGGAAACGCAGATCCAAACCCACactatgtctaaaaatattaattaactaattaatcgCTGTACCCTAGACATGTCATTCCtagtttttccaaaaatgtaGTACTCCCGTAGTCGTAGCAGTATTGTACCCGTACCCGTGTAAATACCGTGCAACTTAGGCAAAGAGAAACCAAAGCAAGAttacgaagaaaaaaaatccaaaaaaattattttattggttaCATTTAGACAAGTAAATGCAATATAACTAGCTCGAGTAGAATAGAACAAAACATTGAGTTTAAGTCATAAATAATGTTATCGGCCAAAAAGACTATTTTATACACAATCCACTATTGGCCCATGACTGGATAGTAAAGTAACAAGGACAAAGTAAAATATCCATTTAAAATAGGACTTGTCAATGTCAAAGCATAAGAATTTCAAGCTCACCATTTCTTTTCAATCTAATATATCTTTGGAACTCTGTACGAGCTGTTGTACCATACTTCCTTATATCCTCACTTTCATCATTTGTGACCTAGAAAGATGGGAAGAAAAATCAGTATAAAGTACATAAAATAACAACATATATGAATAAATGATTAACAGAATAACACATACAGGTGGCAGATCAGATATTGTGTTCTCAAGACAAAGAGCCTCTTGCAGCATACAATGCTCATCAATAACAGAACCAACATGTATTTCCTGAGGTTATGACAAACTCTGTAATTTTTTACCAAAGCTGAGAATACAAAGgcaaatagaaaaacaaaactcaCCTCAAATTCATTTGGAATGAATTTTCTCGCATTGACCTTATGAGTTGGCAACGGATATTGAGGCAATTTCTGAACAATGAAAAATGATCATTAAAATCAAATATCTTATGATTTAATGATACACGTCACATCCAGATTAATTTGTTAGGAATCCATAGCCAACCCCAGAATTTgagactaaggctttgttgttgttgttgtttctatATCTTACGAtttaatgatataaaaatatttatatatttactaCCTCTGTAGGACAAGCACCCCACAAGAACACCCGCATCCGAAATTGTGGCAAACCATAAGATCCTGCAGCCATCATACCCAACCTTGCTTGATAATTCATGGAAACAAGACGTCCTATGGCATAACGCCCCAAAAAACCACCTGCAAACTTCAATATATCAACAACATTCTCCATCAAAACATATCTTGGCTTCAAGTGCTCAATGATATCCATGAACACCAGCAACTGACGGTTCTTCACATCATCTAAGGGAGCCTCTTGATTTCTAAAGCGGTTAAAACCGCTTACTCCTTGACAAGGAGGGCCCCCACAAATGAAGTCAACATCACCCTGCATAAACAACCAAAAGTTAGTAACCTCATACAGAGAACATAAGTATATGGATAAAAATTATGAAGTTGACTAccacaaaaatgaaaatgcaaGCTAACaaagataaattataaatgaagGAGAAAATAACTTACAGGAAGTGGCAATATTTTTGACTTACACCCTTTCATCACAAATTCTTTCAGTTTTTCTTTGCATTGGCTGGTGGAAATATAAGTGAATTTATAAATGACAAAggtggaaaaaataaattaagcaaAACGATAATGATAATGATGGTGATGGTAAGCAAATGCACTACCTTAAGCCCTCAATAGGCTCCCAAGTGTCCTCACTAGAACCATAACCCTTCCAACGAACCTGAAGTATTTCATACATAAATgataattattgatatataaATGAACCCAAATTTTGCCAAACAAAGTTGCCTGTTAACATAAAGAAAGTAAGCAATCCTTGCAGATACGGGGGATTGAGCAGCAAGCCTTACAAGCAAAAGGACTGATTTCTGTGGCAGTTATATGTAATATTTAACCTCCTAACTTATTAGTTACTAAAACATTAtggagaacaaagaaaaaagaaacagtcattaaaatttgtttaatacAAGATACATAGCCGTGAAACTAATCAAGTATATGTCATGTATGCCTTTCAACAAATTTGAGGTCTACCATACCTTAAAGTATAATCCAGGTTTCTTTATCTTATTGGGATCACCATAGCAGACAGCTAATAAATTTTGCACTTCAAAGTCCACATCTGGAACCATAGAGCcttcatcaccatcatcatcctcctcttcatcattatcattgtcaTCAGCCCTTTCTAGATCAAAATTCTGTTCTGGTAACTGATCTGATCCAAACAATGAGAAATCCTCACACAGCTTTgtccatgctttcaataaagCTAAAAAGTCTTCCGCTGCTTCATTTCTCACCTGATCAGCagttacaaaatatatatttaaattcacaaagaaatagataaaaatataaagaacaaagaaagaatacTAAGTATTACCTCAGTTTTAGCATGATTCAACCTCAAACTTTCACAAGCATGAGGATTTATGTCAACAGCCCACCTCTTTATAGCCAAATACAGACTTATAGTGTTAATGAGCatgaatgaataaaataaaatcaaaataatccAAATGTTTCTTGAAAACTTACAGGGAGAAGTTTAACGCCTGATATAACTGCACCTATACTAAGACCTGTAGACATGGCACCACAACCAGAGTATAGATCCAATAAAGTCATCTCTGACTTTTTTGACTCTTCAATGGCAACAATAGCATCACCAATTGGGTGGTTTGACTTGGTATCACTCGAAATTGATGATCTACTCCTTTCCGTTTTAGACTGCTCTAAGTTATCTAAGTGAGCAATCTAAATAAGTtagtaaaaatcaaatttcattaagaataaaaattattgctCTTTCAactgataataaataaataaaatgacccaaaatagtaataaattacCAATGACAATGTTTGCAAAAGTCAAATATGATAATGAGTATTTCATATCATAATAAAGGTCGCAAGGAGGGATTGTTTTCTCCTTAGTAACCAAGTCAACCTGTacgaaaattaaatttgatcataaaatttttaacaaacatGCACAGGTTAACAGCTATTGTAGGAAAACAACTATGGTAGTTAATAAGCACCCTTACATTTGGGGAAACTAGAGCAATTTTCACTTTAGAGACAATGCAATTTAATGGATTTTCATCCTTTATATCGGATAAAAACACTCTTCTTTTGTCAATAAGTTCTGCATGGTCCTTGATAACCTATAAGCATCCAACATTTAAAGATCAATGAACTAGATAAATCCCAcccctaaaaagaaaaaaacatagatATATTATATGAAATAGACAAGTAGAGTTTATCTTACGGTGTCTTCTGCCCTGTAAAACCATTGAGCTGTAAAATATAGTTCTCTGTCAATTCCCTCAAACAACTCTATAATTCTTGCAATATAGTTGGGTTTTCCATCTTCAGCCTAAAAGCAGTAAAACCAACGTATAAGCAAATAAATGATAGAAAGTAGAGACTGATGGGAAATTCAAACAACCGATTTTCAAGTAATCCATAGAATTTAGCATCATCAAAAGTTAACCATTGAGATGCAGTTATATCATCTACATTcctttaacctttttttttaataacctcCATTGATTTCTCTTTATTAATTCTCCGTTTGATTGTTAAGAAATCGCAAAAATAAATACTTAGATCTTAGAATAAAAAGAATCTCATTGATTTCACTTCTGCTATTTTCATCATTAGAACTTAAATgtagaaagaaagaggaaagcaaACCTCAACCAATTTTAACCAAGAATTCGTTGTACATGTATTAAGCATTAATGCAGGATCTTCTTTTACAAGGTATTAAGTTAATTGAAACTTTTGTGATTAACTTTAAGTTTTGTGTTCCTGGAATTTCTTTGAAACCAAACAGAGTTTGAaccttttgtttaattttttgataagtaatctACTAATATCAACCCTTCTATTGGGTGGCCCATAAATATCAATTTACAATCAAAGGTATACATGCAATTCAAAAGTCTTGCTAAATCATAAATTAAGTCAAAACATACTGAAATTATGGGACGAAACTCATAATCTCATATAAATCAATTCAATGCAACACCGTATCTCCATATGGTAATTGAAGCCAAACAAGAGCAAACCAAATGCAATTCATTCCTCCATTTGAAAGGAACGGCAGCTCACTCAATCTTATCTCCTTTGTGTGCCAAGCCTACTGTAGTTATACATATTTCTATGAATTCCATCAACATCCATTACCCATCTTCAAAACAATATACACAACCTAGAACCAAATTGCTCATTAAAAATACCATTATCATGCAACAATTTCAACAACAGgatgaaaaaataaagttgGATCCCTCCTAGACCCATATCAAATCATTTCAAACAACCCTAAAATAGGCCATTTAACATCACACCCAAGCTTCCAAGACATAAATCATTGCAATAATTCACCGAAAGTTCAAATAAAGTGAAAAACATTATTTGCAAGCACAAACTTTTGGCTACAGGGTTTCACCACCAAGACCAAGCCTCCCAAGGACATCCAAACCCTAAATTTCAACATCCAATCACCCCTAGATCATCAATACCCATCAACTCCAAGTTACCATTTTTTGCAATGAGTAATTTCATTTATCAAAAGAGAATAGAATATAATTGAAccaacaaacaacaaaagcaaCACAAGTAGCAAAGATTGCTGCAAACTTAACCTACTTTAGCCATTAGCCAAGCAATCTACCACAAAGTAACCTTATTCCTTGCATAATATCGGACCAACTAGTTGGGCTCTTCCTGGAAAAACACAATCTTAAAACTTGCTGTCCAATTCCTTTAGTGAAAtgttagttaaaaataaattatctctACACTCTATCTTTTCTTGGCAAAATACATATATTTAATTTCCATTAGAGTCCCACTTAGCTAGCCTATCTGATTTGGTTAAGCTATACTTAACAGACAGCCTGCTTATAGGTGTCGAGGAATAgcataaaaaaaagatcattCTTCACCATTCAACAAGTATTCGTCGGGTTCAAAACTCATTCCAAGCTAAATTACCAATGAAATATTGGAGAAGAAATCTAATGAACTGTCATTTCCCCCAAAGTTGCTTGATGCTAAGATATGCACCTTGCATAGTGACTAGACTTTTAGTCATCAACACCACAAATCATTAAAGTGCATTTGGAAGAAactttttgcaaaatattttatttgcttatttgcTGAAATTTGATTATAGTATAGTTGTACCTATAAAAAgtgaaactttaaaaagttgtacaaaagcaaaatagctaaaaaaaaactaatgccAAACAGACTCTAAATCATTTGCAAAATGTTAGGAATGCTATAAGCATATGGATAATAATTATTGTATTGAGatttagttagttacaattccaagcatgttaatcacatttagcacatgCTGGAATTATTAATGCACATGGGAAATAATAGAACCAATAGGATGAGGCCATGTGGGCCAATGAGATTAGAGATaatctcctataaatacattattgtaattcaatattagatatcaattgaaaaataaactaatttcttagtgcattagtgcatctctctctctctcttaatctctctctttctctatggaAGGTGATTACCtcaaattaagtcaatttccctacaattCCCATCAATCCCCCTATAATTCCTATCCAATCCCATTAAGAACCACTAGGTTCctaacatttggtatcagagccaaccACCACCCCTAGTAATCGGGCATAGCTCATTGAGTGTGGTATCAAATAAGTTGCAGCTTTGTGGTCGGATCCTAAAAGGGACGACCTAGAGGCTAGATTAAAATAACTGATAGGTAAGTAGAGCCGCCAAAAGAGAAAGGGCTACCATTAGGTCAGTGTCGTTAAAGTGAGCTATCGTGGATGTTGGCTACGGAACATGGTGGTATATCATGATCCTAATATCCCACATGGATTAATTGTAAGcttaaccatgtgtttataagttTTTAGACACCCTCCTTTTGCAAGCCGGTTTTTAAGAGTGAGTTCTACCCATGGGTTCCTAACACAAAACATATATGAGATAGCTGCACCTTAGTACACTTTGCATGGAATTCAAGCATTTTTTGACCAAACATGAGATATTTCTCATGTGTCAATAGCTGTCAAACAGTTCAGAACATAAACCCAATTCACTATTTCATATGCTCTGCATCAAGTTTACCTTAATGGTGCATTTAGCATGAGGAGAATCTCTATGGAAATTCTTTAGCACTTCTTGTGCAAGCAATAAGTTCTCTCCAAAGTTCAATGTTGTTAAAAGCGCACTTAAAGCTAAAATTTCAAAGCCCCAAAATTTTAGCACTTCACTTGGCCAAAGTAAAATTTAGTCACTTTATTATGAATGGATCCACTTGGCCAAAGCAAAGCTCATCCAATGAATGAGGCACCCTTCTCTAGTGCTTTTTGAAGAAGCACAAAACATGCGTAcgaatgcttttttttttttttttttgctaagaaaaatatgaatcataaaaaattatctacTCAATCTTGACAAAGATGACATTTACCATTGATTAATTATACAAATATATTCCTAACATACTGTActagacaacaatttttttgtttacatgTCAAAAGACATGAACAGGGTTAATTTActattcttttgctttttggtCTTTGCCTTTGGGCACacaagaattataaaaaatgttatgtttaaACTCTAAATTAGTGGATTAGTATCATATTGTCTATTGATAatcattttcaaatttactaTAAGAAATTGAACTAGTTTTCGTAATAATTTGCAAGTGATGTTATAGTCATCAAGATCCAATCCTATTCAAGACCTAAGTCTTTCATGTAACTCCAATAAAGTCTTATTGTATCTAATCATACTTGAAGTGCAAGTAAAGTAATCTTAATCTTATTCTTAGTCTTTCATATGACTATGTTTTATCTATTCTAATACAAACAAAATCATCCATATACCTGAACATAAGCATCATCATTAAGATTATAAATAGAGCCATCTATCATTGCTTGAGTATAGTGGCATCTTGCTTGCAAAACCTCCTTCTCTTCACTCTTTGATCCCCTACACCAATGTCACCAACCAAAATGTTTAAACCCATAATAATCCcatcaaataattcaaaatccTCTTAACAAGGAAACTCACTCTTCTTTGCTCCCAGCTACCTCCACTCTCTTCACCTTACTCTaaatcaaaaatagaaaacaacacattaagaaaaaaaataacaaaaaacaaagattttgaAAGCAATGAGGTAGTAGTGAAAGGGGAATGGGGGGTCCACCTTTGATTGGTAGCGGTGGGGCCATCTGTCGCTGGCTTCGGTGTCGGGAAGGGGTTTTCCGACGAAACAAACGTCGGAATTTGTTGTGTCGCGGTTTACATTTTTTCTCCGCTTAGTCGGTACCAAAGGAGAAATCAATTCATCGTTCTCACTTTCTTTGGATTTCGTCGCCATTTGAGACTTcagagagttgagagagagagtctagCTGAGTAGAGAGAGAAgtagaaaaaactaaaaactacaAAAAGAGAAGAGGTGGAAATTGGTATGGGTTTCTTTGAAGTTTAAGCGggcttttcaaattttttattagtttttttgactttttgcggATTGGGCGGGAGCAAAGATTCCGGGAATTCGGGGGTCAGCTATGGTGCACACCCAACCAATTATGTTGTGCCACGCATGTGactttcttttaaattctttacctctactttttcaacatttttttttaagaccaaAGTCAATGTAAAACAGTAAAAAGTAAATTGACAAGTAGGCAATTCATTTCATTAGGAATgacaacgggtcgggttcgggccgggtttttctATATCCAGACCCGACCCGCGGGCCAAGACCCATGGCCCGGACCCGACCCGTTAACTAAGCGGGTTTTTTTCTCGGGCCCCGGACCCGCCTCAGCCGGGCCCTGCGGGCCCCACGGGCCCCGTTAAAGGACTGAGCCCAATTCGTggcccaacaaaaaaaaaaaaaaaatttcagatccaaacacaaacacagatccaaacacaatcacaaacacaaacaaataaatcacagacacaaatttcagatctacattttccctttcaaaatcacaatccaaacaaaaatttcagatctatgattttcatttttccctttcagaaatcataaacacaaacacaaatacaaacacaaattcaCATGATTGAGGCGAactgaacccagaaaaaaaaatagaaaaaagaaaaaaaatggagacaCTGCGAGATCGGTGACGGCGAGGACGAAACggagttgagacttgagagaaaCGGAAACGGCGAGGACGAAACAGTCTCCTTCCCTTCTTAAATCTGTCGGAACGGCGAGGATCTTTAGCTCTTCTGGTATCGGTACTTCCATCTGTCATAAACGGGAGTCCTGCTAGCTTTTTTCTGATGAGTTCGTGATGTTCATCACGCTATACATACGGCTTGTGGCTGTGCGTGTGAGATAACTGAGAGATGAAGAGATGAGAGGCAGTGATTGAGAGAGCTGAGGAGATGAGAGGCGTGAGAGGCATGAGAGGCTGAACTGAGGAGAGGAAATGAAAATTTAGGGTTtaactgtatatatatatatataggagggtaatttagtaattttatatataatataaccgGGTCTTAAccgggtcgggtttcgggttTTTTATAAAACCCagacccgacccggacccgcttcaggtttttttttaaaaactcatacccgaccctattctttatcggACCGGATAAAatccggcccattagggtcggacCGGGCCGGGTATCCGCGGGTCGGAtctaaattgccatccctacatTTCATGATTTCATCTGTGGTAAAATACATTTAGAAcctacttattttattgaaattgaaattttttactgaaaatattatagataaagataaaaattagttgaaatagtacaataaaactcatgaataaaatcaaaaagtgtaatgaaatccataaatattagtaaaaataagctgaatggtaaaataaattgacaaaaataatcttttccAAACGGACACGTGTATCCGAAGGaataaactgaaaatttcagtttatttacaattttggtttatttttgctactattcatgggtcctattgCACTTTTGGTACTACTTATAAGTTTCACTGTACtgtttagctaacttttacttttatctacagtatttttagcaaaatgttTTCAGTTACAAACTAAATAATCTATTCTCAAATGAACAAGCAATATTATCTTTTTTGAAAGTAGTGAGGATAGTTTTGAcgcaaaaaaatatataagtgaATAATCAAGAAGTCGtttggtaacgttgtttgtagactgaaaatgttgtttaaaatacaATACTAAACACCCCCTTAAGTTTCTTAATCCAGATTCATTGTGTAATATtctatttaaaataaatcattgtTTGAATGTGGAAGCAGTGAATGTTGCAGTAGTCATAAGTTAAAACTATCGATTAAATGTGGgatatgaaacttttttttttttttttttttttttttgagaagtaggatatgagtgtctcatgaaccaaaaaatgtaatagtttGACACTTTGACTAGAGACCGTGACACCACTttcttataataatatttttatttacaaaaaaattgtttcaatgTCTATTTTACgtatttatctttttattttcttccaaTTTATCTTTTAGCCATTAGTCAAAATGTATTTGCCCtcaatttgtgtttttgggAAAATAAGTTTGAACTAAACATTAAGGTATTGACATCAAATTGTTAATAATATGGTCTAGATACATGCATAACCAAAACAGATATCGACAATATTGTTCCTACTTTTCATGACCAAAAAGGAGATCAAAAGTACATGAATTTTCCTTATATACAAATAGCAAATAAGAGAACAGGTTAAATGAAAAAGTCAGGGTCCAAATGAATAACTAAAATGTCTTATATCTTCCTTCCTCGTAGATCAGGTTTTGGCCAATTTCTATTGCATTTTGAACACTACTTCAGTACTTCCTCTTACATAGCTATAAAGCTCACTAATATCAAActcaccatttatgtgagaagagGAAACATTGCTCTtagaatattaattaattttaggaGGGAGAGGGCAAGTTCAAAAAGATTATGATACAGCAGAGCATGATTATTGCAAGCCATACAGAAAACATGTCCATACCAAAAAGCAGTTCCCCCTTTGAATTGAAATGAATACATCATAGCAGATACAAAAAGATGACTATTACATGAGCAGATGATCTTTTACCACAGAAAAATCATGTACCTAGTGATGAGCACAGTATGATCTCAGATTAGCTAATCAACTAATGAGCCGGGAGTATGGTAGACTAATgccaaaagataaaaatacCATTAGAATGTCCGACGAGTGAGGTGGTAGActaataccaaaaaataaaattatgtgaTCTGATAGTACTCCTGGCTCTACCTGCCTGAGGTGGCaatatttctctctcaattcaTTCATATACTGCCCTCTTAATTCATTCAGCTAAAATGCCACGGGCCTTTTGCCGTGCAGGGATGGTATTATAGATATCCTGGACAACAGCTTCAAGTTTGGGACCTTCCAATCAGGGCTTTATATTACCACCAAGATGATTCTCAAAAGAGGAGTTGGGCTCTGATGCAGAGTGCCTGAAGGAATGCTCTAGTATAATATATGCATGCAATCTTCTCTCTGGACAAGAAGCGTTCATTGTCAACTCAAAACAACAACAGAACCTACATCAGGAAGTCAGGGGATGTCACTTCTGTAAGCACCATCCAGAAAGAGAAACATgcaactctttttctttcttttttttgataagaagttTTAGTCCCAAGGGAAAGGGAGATTCTAAAAGCAGGCAACAGCTCTATTTGTATAGCTAGACAAATGATAAAATAGCCATACATCTATAAGTGATGCATAGAAAGACGCATGTCATGTTATTTCCAAAGTTGAACAGAGAAGCATGatcaaacaaaatttgataagaatACAGACAAAATCAGAGCAATGTGTATATTAATTAGAGACGCAATAAGTTCATGTGGACATATGTCAAGCATAATCATGATTcatgaaatcatttttattttcataaatgacatgtcattttgattttggttagGTTGCCAGAAAATGTCATTATGTTTAAGGCTTTTAGGAAAAGGAACATATGCAACAGCTTTATAAACAAACCTAGTCATACATGGATGTACAAATAGCCAAAAACCAGGTAGTTATCATGACTAAAGGTGTGGAAATAGCAACATTTAAGCATCAACATAGATAGGTGTTTCTAGTTAAACTTTAATTCGAAAGGCCACATACTCAGGGAAAAAGAGTGCAAAATCATGTCTAAACATAAAGAGATGGCATTCAAGCTTTTATTCACTCAGAACACCTAGATTTAAAGGAGGTAATATGCACATTGCACACTTCTCTCAAACACCATTCAATCTCTAGATCAACTCATTTGTCTATAATTGAAAAACATACCAGTTAGATAATATTGCCTTGTTCTTTAGCTTTCTTCACCCACTTAAGTGTACTTTCCAACGTTGAGTAAGCGGCAACATCCGTTAAACTCTTACTCTCAACTGCATAATCAAATACTTCATAAGCCTCTGCTATCCTCCCTTCCCTACAAAGTGCCCTCACAAAGGTAGCATAAGCTGCAGTCTCAAGCTTCATATCCCCCGCTTTCATTACCCCATACAGCTCCTTCGCTTTCTCTAACAGTCTTGCCTTACACAATCCATGAAGCAACGTACTATAAGTACACGAATTCGGACTACACCCCCTCACTTCCATCTCCTCCAACAACGCCAACGCACCCAACGCATCCCCTTCTCGACACAACCCATTCATCAACGAAGTGTAAGTAACAGTGTCCGGGAAATGACCCTTTTCCGTCATAACCCTTAAAATCTTCTTAGCTTCTTTAACCCGTCCAGACTTCGATAACCCAAAAATCAAAGTATTGTATGTAACCAAAT contains:
- the LOC115950848 gene encoding putative DNA (cytosine-5)-methyltransferase CMT1 isoform X1, yielding MATKSKESENDELISPLVPTKRRKNVNRDTTNSDVCFVGKPLPDTEASDRWPHRYQSKSKVKRVEVAGSKEEGSKSEEKEVLQARCHYTQAMIDGSIYNLNDDAYVQAEDGKPNYIARIIELFEGIDRELYFTAQWFYRAEDTVIKDHAELIDKRRVFLSDIKDENPLNCIVSKVKIALVSPNVDLVTKEKTIPPCDLYYDMKYSLSYLTFANIVIDNLEQSKTERSRSSISSDTKSNHPIGDAIVAIEESKKSEMTLLDLYSGCGAMSTGLSIGAVISGVKLLPRWAVDINPHACESLRLNHAKTEVRNEAAEDFLALLKAWTKLCEDFSLFGSDQLPEQNFDLERADDNDNDEEEDDDGDEGSMVPDVDFEVQNLLAVCYGDPNKIKKPGLYFKVRWKGYGSSEDTWEPIEGLSQCKEKLKEFVMKGCKSKILPLPGDVDFICGGPPCQGVSGFNRFRNQEAPLDDVKNRQLLVFMDIIEHLKPRYVLMENVVDILKFAGGFLGRYAIGRLVSMNYQARLGMMAAGSYGLPQFRMRVFLWGACPTEKLPQYPLPTHKVNARKFIPNEFEEIHVGSVIDEHCMLQEALCLENTISDLPPVTNDESEDIRKYGTTARTEFQRYIRLKRNDMVTYMADVQSVPQTSMLYDHRPLKLSKDDLDRVCLIPKKKGANFRDLPGVLVGPDNKVEWDPSMERVMLPSGKPLVPEYAMSFVQRRGISTKPFGRLWWDEIVPTVVTRAEPHKKTLLHPLQDRVLTIRENARLQGFPDCYQLSGPVKERYIQVGNAVAFPVALALGYTFGLACQGLSNDQPVTTVPLKFPNCLARSSLAQT
- the LOC115950848 gene encoding putative DNA (cytosine-5)-methyltransferase CMT1 isoform X2, with product MATKSKESENDELISPLVPTKRRKNVNRDTTNSDVCFVGKPLPDTEASDRWPHRYQSKSKVKRVEVAGSKEEGSKSEEKEVLQARCHYTQAMIDGSIYNLNDDAYVQAEDGKPNYIARIIELFEGIDRELYFTAQWFYRAEDTVIKDHAELIDKRRVFLSDIKDENPLNCIVSKVKIALVSPNVDLVTKEKTIPPCDLYYDMKYSLSYLTFANIVIEQSKTERSRSSISSDTKSNHPIGDAIVAIEESKKSEMTLLDLYSGCGAMSTGLSIGAVISGVKLLPRWAVDINPHACESLRLNHAKTEVRNEAAEDFLALLKAWTKLCEDFSLFGSDQLPEQNFDLERADDNDNDEEEDDDGDEGSMVPDVDFEVQNLLAVCYGDPNKIKKPGLYFKVRWKGYGSSEDTWEPIEGLSQCKEKLKEFVMKGCKSKILPLPGDVDFICGGPPCQGVSGFNRFRNQEAPLDDVKNRQLLVFMDIIEHLKPRYVLMENVVDILKFAGGFLGRYAIGRLVSMNYQARLGMMAAGSYGLPQFRMRVFLWGACPTEKLPQYPLPTHKVNARKFIPNEFEEIHVGSVIDEHCMLQEALCLENTISDLPPVTNDESEDIRKYGTTARTEFQRYIRLKRNDMVTYMADVQSVPQTSMLYDHRPLKLSKDDLDRVCLIPKKKGANFRDLPGVLVGPDNKVEWDPSMERVMLPSGKPLVPEYAMSFVQRRGISTKPFGRLWWDEIVPTVVTRAEPHKKTLLHPLQDRVLTIRENARLQGFPDCYQLSGPVKERYIQVGNAVAFPVALALGYTFGLACQGLSNDQPVTTVPLKFPNCLARSSLAQT
- the LOC115950848 gene encoding DNA (cytosine-5)-methyltransferase CMT3 isoform X3; its protein translation is MATKSKESENDELISPLVPTKRRKNVNRDTTNSDVCFVGKPLPDTEASDRWPHRYQSKSKVKRVEVAGSKEEGSKSEEKEVLQARCHYTQAMIDGSIYNLNDDAYVQAEDGKPNYIARIIELFEGIDRELYFTAQWFYRAEDTVIKDHAELIDKRRVFLSDIKDENPLNCIVSKVKIALVSPNVDLVTKEKTIPPCDLYYDMKYSLSYLTFANIVIDNLEQSKTERSRSSISSDTKSNHPIGDAIVAIEESKKSEMTLLDLYSGCGAMSTGLSIGAVISGVKLLPRWAVDINPHACESLRLNHAKTEVRNEAAEDFLALLKAWTKLCEDFSLFGSDQLPEQNFDLERADDNDNDEEEDDDGDEGSMVPDVDFEVQNLLAVCYGDPNKIKKPGLYFKVRWKGYGSSEDTWEPIEGLSQCKEKLKEFVMKGCKSKILPLPGDVDFICGGPPCQGVSGFNRFRNQEAPLDDVKNRQLLVFMDIIEHLKPRYVLMENVVDILKFAGGFLGRYAIGRLVSMNYQARLGMMAAGSYGLPQFRMRVFLWGACPTEKLPQYPLPTHKVNARKFIPNEFEEIHVGSVIDEHCMLQEALCLENTISDLPPVTNDESEDIRKYGTTARTEFQRYIRLKRNDMVTYMADVQSVPQTSMLYDHRPLKLSKDDLDRVCLIPKKKGANFRDLPGVLVGPDNKVEWDPSMERVMLPSGP
- the LOC115950848 gene encoding putative DNA (cytosine-5)-methyltransferase CMT1 isoform X4, with the protein product MATKSKESENDELISPLVPTKRRKNVNRDTTNSDVCFVGKPLPDTEASDRWPHRYQSKSKVKRVEVAGSKEEGSKSEEKEVLQARCHYTQAMIDGSIYNLNDDAYVQAEDGKPNYIARIIELFEGIDRELYFTAQWFYRAEDTVIKDHAELIDKRRVFLSDIKDENPLNCIVSKVKIALVSPNVDLVTKEKTIPPCDLYYDMKYSLSYLTFANIVIDNLEQSKTERSRSSISSDTKSNHPIGDAIVAIEESKKSEMTLLDLYSGCGAMSTGLSIGAVISGVKLLPRWAVDINPHACESLRLNHAKTEVRNEAAEDFLALLKAWTKLCEDFSLFGSDQLPEQNFDLERADDNDNDEEEDDDGDEGSMVPDVDFEVQNLLAVCYGDPNKIKKPGLYFKVRWKGYGSSEDTWEPIEGLSQCKEKLKEFVMKGCKSKILPLPGDVDFICGGPPCQGVSGFNRFRNQEAPLDDVKNRQLLVFMDIIEHLKPRYVLMENVVDILKFAGGFLGRYAIGRLVSMNYQARLGMMAAGSYGLPQFRMRVFLWGACPTEKLPQYPLPTHKVNARKFIPNEFEEIHVGSVIDEHCMLQEALCLENTISDLPPVTNDESEDIRKYGTTARTEFQRYIRLKRNDMVTYMADVQSVPQTSMLYDHRPLKLSKDDLDRVCLIPKKKGPTWCVGWSR